One Pectobacterium cacticida genomic window, CGCGGTGAGCGTAAAGCGGAAACGGAACTGGAAAAAATCTGGTCTAAATATTTGGATCGTATTCGCCGGCCTAAACGCTTCCATACGCTGTCTGGCGGTAAGCCGCAGATGGATGTGGTGGAAGAATACATTGAAAGTGATGACTGATTAACAATAGACATACCGACAACAAAAATTGTTGGTGTGTTATGTGTTAATGATCTGAATGGGGCGAAAGCCCCATTGTGTTATTGATGGGCGAATCTTACGCTATGGTTACTCGAGACTCTTATGAAGCTGGATGAGTAACCGATCCATGCTACGATAGCTTAGCGCTTCGGATAAGTGTTTCCTCTCTATGTCGTCTCGCTCGCCGAGGTCAGCGATTGTACGAGCGACCTTCAATATCCTGTGCCATGCACGTACAGATAAGCCAAGCTTGTTCATCACTTCTTCCAAATAGGCCGCATCAGGCGTCGTTAGCACACAGTATTTTTCTATTTCTCGTGAGGTGAGTAGCGCGTTAATTTTATTTGACCGTTTCAATTGTACTTGGCGTGCGAGCAGCACACGCTCTCGAATCGCCGCACTACTTTCCCCCTGATGGTGTTGCTGAGACAAAACGCCTGGTGGTAGCAAAGGAACTTCAATCGAAAGATCGAAGCGATCCAAGAAAGGGCCGGAAAGTTTGCTGAGATAGCGTAATATTTGTTGCGCTGGTAATCGGTTATGAATGCCTTGATAGTGGCCTGAAGGGCTGGGATTCATTGCTGCGACGAGCTGAACGCGTGCTGGGTAACGCACTTTGGCACGGGTGCGAGAAATAATTATTTCGCCGGACTCCAGTGGCTCTCGTAGTGAATCTAGAACGCGTCGCTCGAACTCCGGCAATTCATCTAAAAAAAGTACACCGTTATGGGCCAGTGAGATTTCCCCGGGTTTAGGCAGCGATCCGCCGCCGACCAGCGCCGCCATGGAAGAACTATGATGAGGGGCTCTGAACGGTCTGGCTCGCCAGCGTGTCATGGTAGCGTCAATGTTGATTAGGCTATTGATGGCTGCGCTTTCTAATGCCTCCTCGTTGCTTAGTGGCGGCATCAAATTGCCTAAGCGGCTTGCCAGCATGGTCTTTCCTGTTCCCGGAGGCCCCAGTAATAGAAGGTTATGCCCTCCCGCCGCCGCGATCTCCAATGCCCGTTTGGCTTGCCCCTGGCCGATGATATCTTTCATATCGAATTCATCCTCATTCGGCGCCGCAACTGGTATGGTGTCTGTACACCGGGATAATTCCTCTTCACCACTGAGAAACGCACACACTTCCAGTAAATGCTCGGCCATTAGCGCTTCACCTTGCGGTATCAGGGCCATCTCCCGCTTATTATCACCTGGCAGGATAAGCTGACGCCCGGATTTTATGGCTTCCAATGCTGCTGGGATAGCGCCATTTACGCCGCGTAGCGTGCCAGACAGACCGAGCTCGCCAAGAAACTCGTAGCGGCTTAGCTTTTCGCCATCGATTTGTTCTGATGCCGCCAGAATCGCTAATGCGATCGGCAGATCGTAGCGTCCTCCTTCTTTTGGGAGATCTGCGGGCGCGAGATTGACTGTTATGCGCTTGGCGGGGAAGGTAAACCCGCAATTGATGAGTGCGCTGCGCACGCGATCGCGTGCTTCCTTGACGGTAGTTTCTGGTAAACCCACCAGCGTGAGCGCTGGAAGCCCGCTACTAATGTGAACTTCGATACAGACATCTGGCGCTTGTACACCAATCATTGCCCGGGTATAGGTGACTGCCAATGACATACGTTTCTCCCTTGCTAAGGGTTCACATCATGTCTGGTAAGGTGTGAGAAGTAGAGGTTGTTGTCTCTAATTTGGATAGCCGCATCATAAAAGCATTTTCTTTTTCAACTGTGGATAAAAATTATGCGTGATAGATCGCGCTTATTTAGAATAAAAGACTTCCCTTAGGTTATTTGCTCGTTGAGAGCATTCGTATCCTTGCTCCTATTTTTTCGTGGTGCGCTCATTTTTTCGCCGATAAGTAAAAATAATTTATCTCACTTCTATTATTTGATTACTCAGTATTTTTTATACATATCATGGATGATTTTCGTGAAGTGCAATGAAAAAAATAGTTGTCATGCCCCGCGATACTGTGATAACTCTGTAGGCATTCGTTCGACAGAAGATTAATGAACACTCTATTATGAAAGCCCTATCCCTAGTGATTAGCCTAGTCGTGATTAGCGTGGTGGTGATTATTATCCCACCGTGCGGGGCTGCACTTGGACGAAGAATGGCTTAGAAATCAAGCCCTGATTCAGGAAAACCCCCGCACCGTAAGGTCGGGGGTTTTTTGTTGGGCGTAATCTTTAACGGAAAGGAACAGAAATGAACGGTAGAATAAAACTCTGTTATTCCCATAATACTTCGGGGAAATAACTATGAATGGAGCACAGTGGGTAGTTCAAGCGTTGCGAGCGCAAGGAGTGGAGACCGTATTTGGTTATCCGGGGGGCGCAATAATGCCAGTCTATGACGCACTTTATGACGGCGGCGTTAAACATCTGCTGTGTCGCCATGAACAAGGTGCAGTGATGGCGGCGATTGGCTATGCTCGTGCCACGGGGCGCGTCGGTGTTTGTATTGCAACATCTGGCCCAGGCGCGACGAATTTGGTTACGGGTTTGGCCGATGCGTTGCTGGATTCTGTACCCGTGGTGGCAATCACCGGGCAAGTCGGATCCGCGCTGATCGGCACCGACGCCTTTCAGGAAATTGACGTGCTGGGGTTGTCGCTAGCCTGTACGAAACACAGCTTTCTGGTTGAGTCTCTCGAATCATTGCCGGATGTGATGGCGGAAGCGTTCGCTATTGCCAACAGCGGCCGTCCCGGCCCTGTTCTGGTCGATATTCCTAAGGATATTCAGTTAGCGATGGGGGATTTCATTCCAAGCTTTGTCCCTGTCGCCAACGATATGGCGTTTCCGGAACAGGCTATTACCCAGGCGCGCGCATTATTAGCGAAAGCGCAAAAACCCGTACTATACGTCGGCGGCGGCGTTGGTATGGCAAATGCGGTTCCGGCGCTACGTGAATTCCTGAAGGTAACGGACATTCCTTCCGTTTCCACCTTGAAAGGGTTAGGCGCGGTGGAAGCGACTCACCCTTATTACCTCGGCATGATCGGCATGCATGGTACGAAGGCCGCGAACCTGATTGTGCAGGAGTGTGACTTGTTAATCGCGATTGGCGCACGTTTTGATGATCGTGTGACCGGCAAACTGAACGCCTTTGCGCCCCATGCCAGCGTTATTCATATGGATATCGATCCCGCAGAGCTCGGCAAATTGCGTCATGCCAATGTTGCGTTGCAAGGTGACCTGAAGGCGATATTACCTGCTTTGCAACAGCCGCTAAACGTCAACGTATGGCGTCAGCAGGCTCGCGCAATGAAGGCGGAGTATCCGTGGCGCTATGATCACCCAGGACAGGCGATTTATGCGCCAGCACTACTGAAAGCTATCTCTGAGCGCATGAATGCTGATACCGTAGTGACCACGGATGTTGGCCAGCATCAAATGTGGGCGGCGCAGCATATGACATTCAGCCGTCCAGAGAATTTTATTACCTCCAGTGGCCTCGGCACGATGGGGTTTGGCGTACCCGCAGCGGTCGGTGCACAGGTGGCCCGCCCGAATGACATGGTCATTTGTATTTCTGGTGATGGTTCTTTCATGATGAACGTTCAAGAATTGGGTACTATCAAGCGAAAGCAGCTGCCGCTGAAGATCGTGCTGTTGGATAACCAACGGTTAGGCATGGTGCGACAATGGCAGCAATTATTCTTTGATGAACGTTATAGTGAAACCGACCTTTCTGATAACCCTGATTTTCTGACGTTGGCAAGTGCATTTGATATCCCCGGCCAGCGTATCAATCGTAAAGATCAAATTGATGCCGCGCTGAATGCACTGTTTAACAGTGAAGGCCCTTATTTATTGCACGTTTCAATTGATGAATACGAAAACGTCTGGCCGCTGGTTCCACCGGGCGCGGGTAACGAAACGATGCTCGACAGAATCCAATAATGGCCAACTTAAACAGAATAAGTGTTGGAGATAACAGAATGACACACCATCAACTTTCGATTCAGGCACGTTTTCGACCTGAGGTTCTGGAGCGCGTCTTACGTGTTACTCGCCATCGAGGGTTTAAAGTATGCGCCATGAACATGGTACAAACGACCAATAACGATCACATTAATATTGAACTGACCGTTGCTAGCCATCGTTCGGTAGATTTATTGTCCGCACAATTAAGTAAGTTGCTGGATATCGCCAGCGTTGATATTCAACCGATGACGGTATCGCAGCAAATTAGCGCCTAACAAGTAAATAATAAGGAAAAGAAAATGACTAAAAAATCAGATTACATTTGGTTTAATGGGGAAATGGTGCCATGGGCTGAAGCCAAAGTGCACGTCATGTCGCATGCGCTGCATTATGGCACATCCGTTTTTGAGGGTATTCGTTGCTACGATTCACACCAGGGCCCGGTGGTTTTTCGCCACCGTGAACACATGCGGCGCTTACATGACTCGGCGAAAATTTACCGTATGCCGCTTGAGCAGAACGTGGATGAATTGATGGAAGCCTGCCGTGCAACGTTGCGTAAAAATAACCTGACCAGTGCATATATTCGCCCACTGGTATTCGTCGGCGATGTGGGTATGGGCGTGAATCCACCGGATGGTTATAAAACTGACGTGATCATCGCCGCATTTCCTTGGGGAGCCTATTTGGGTGATGACGCACTGGAAGCAGGTATTGATGTCATGGTGTCATCCTGGAATCGCGCCGCCGCGAATACCATTCCAACGGCGGCGAAAGCCGGGGGGAACTATCTCTCTTCGCTGTTGGTAGGCAATGAAGCACGGCGACATGGCTATCAGGAAGGTATTGCGCTGGATATTCATGGCTATGTTTCTGAAGGGGCGGGTGAGAACCTGTTTGAAGTCAAGGATGGCATTATTTTTACCCCGCCGTTTACGTCTTCGGCACTACCGGGCATTACGCGTGATGCCATCATCAAGCTAGCGAAGGACGCGGGATATGAAGTGCGCGAGCAGGTGCTGTCCCGTGAATCACTGTATTTGGCAGATGAAGTCTTTATGTCCGGTACTGCCGCAGAAATTACCCCAGTACGTAGTGTAGACGGTATCCAGATTGGCATTGGTAAATGTGGCCCGATCACTAAGGCCTTACAACAGGCGTTCTTCGGCCTCTTCACGGGCGCAACCGAAGATAAATGGGGTTGGTTGGATCCAGTAAATAATTAATCAATTAAGACAGATAGACTGGTGATGACCCATTTTGCCATCACCGAATACGTAATTTTTGGAGTAATAAGAGCATGCCTAAGTATCGTTCAGCCACCACCACGCACGGCCGTAACATGGCCGGAGCCCGAGCCCTGTGGCGCGCAACAGGAATGACCGACAATGATTTTGGTAAACCCATCATTGCGGTGGTCAACTCCTTCACTCAATTCGTGCCGGGTCATGTACACCTGCGTGATATGGGAAAACTGGTTGCCGAGCAGATCGAAGCCTCAGGCGGTGTGGCAAAGGAATTCAACACTATTGCGGTGGACGACGGCATCGCGATGGGGCACGGCGGCATGCTCTATTCTCTGCCTTCCCGTGAGCTCATTGCCGACTCGGTGGAATACATGGTCAATGCGCACTGCGCAGATGCGATGGTTTGTATTTCCAACTGCGACAAAATTACCCCAGGGATGCTAATGGCGTCGCTGCGCCTGAATATCCCGGTGATTTTCGTTTCTGGTGGCCCGATGGAAGCCGGAAAAACAAAATTATCCAATCAGCTCATCAAACTGGATCTGGTGGATGCAATGATTCAGGGCGCAGATCCAACAGTAACCGATCAACAGAGTGAACAGGTAGAGCGCTCTGCCTGCCCAACCTGCGGTTCCTGCTCTGGGATGTTCACCGCTAACTCGATGAACTGTCTGACGGAAGCTCTGGGTCTGTCTCAGCCGGGTAACGGTTCGCTGTTGGCGACGCATGCCGATCGTAAGCAACTGTTCCTGAATGCAGGCAAACGCATTGTGGATCTGGCAAAACGCTATTACGAGCAAGATGACGAAAGCGTATTGCCGCGGAGCATCGCGAACAAAGCGGCGTTTGAGAACGCCATGATTCTGGATATCGCCATGGGTGGCTCTACTAACACCGTCCTGCACCTGTTGGCGTCGGCACAGGAAGGTGAAGTGGACTTCACCATGACCGATATTGACCGACTGTCGCGTCGAGTTCCGCATCTGTGTAAAGTCGCGCCGAGTACGCAGAAATATCACATGGAAGATGTTCATCGCGCTGGGGGTGTGATGGGTATTCTGGGAGAACTTGATAGAGCGGGTTTGCTGAACCGCAACGTTAAAAACGTATTGGGTAAAACGCTACCGGAAACATTGGATGCCTACGATATCATGCGCACGCAAGATGCAGGAGTGAAAAGCATGTATTCAGCCGGTCCGGCCGGTATCCGTACCACGAAGGCCTTCTCACAGGATTGCCGCTGGGATTCGTTGGACACCGATCGTCAAAATGGTTGTATTCGTTCCCGTGAGTTTGCCTATAGCCAGGATGGCGGCCTAGCCGTGCTCTATGGCAATCTGGCGGAAAACGGCTGTATCGTAAAAACCGCTGGCGTGGATGAGGGGAGCTTAGTCTTTCGTGGCCCGGCGAAAGTTTATGAAAGTCAGGATGATGCAGTAGATGCCATTCTGGGCGGGAAAGTTGTCGCGGGCGATGTAGTCGTGATCCGTTACGAAGGGCCGAAAGGTGGGCCAGGAATGCAGGAAATGCTGTATCCAACTACCTACCTGAAATCCATGGGGTTGGGGAAAAGCTGTGCGCTGATCACCGATGGGCGCTTCTCCGGCGGCACGTCTGGCCTATCAATTGGCCACGCGTCTCCAGAAGCGGCCAGCGGCGGTACCATTGCATTGGTACAAGATGGCGATATTATCGCGATTGATATTCCGAATCGGAGTATTGCGCTGGTTTTGGACGACGCTGAGTTAGCGAGACGCCGCGAGGCAGAAGAAGCAAGAGGCGAACGCGCCTGGACGCCACACGAACGTGAACGCCAAGTCTCTTTTGCGCTGCGTGCTTATGCCAGTCTGGCAACCAGTGCGGATAAGGGCGCGGTACGGGATAAAAGCAAGCTGGGAGGCTAATACAGATGGCTGTGTCACAACCTCTACCCGCCGCGCCGGGAGGCGCGGAATACCTGCGGGCGATCCTACGCTCGCCAGTCTATGAAATCACGCAGGTTACGCCGTTAGAGAAGATGGATAAACTCTCTGCGCGGTTGGGTAATGTTATTTTGGTCAAACGTGAAGATCGGCATACGGTGCACAGCTTCAAGGTGCGCGGCGCGTATGCGATGATGGCGGGTTTGAGTGACGAACAGAAGTCGCATGGCGTCGTCACGGCGTCCGCTGGCAACCATGCTCAGGGCGTGGCGCTTTCTTCCAGCAAGCTGGGGATTAAATCGCTGATCGTCATGCCCGTAGCGACGGCCGACATCAAAGTGGATGCGGTGCGGGGGTTCGGCGGCGAAGTCCTGCTTTACGGCGCTAATTTTGATGAAGCGAAAGCGAAAGCGATTGAGCTATCGCAACAGCAAAAAATGACGTTTTTACCGCCCTTTGATCACCCCGCGGTGATTGCCGGGCAGGGTACGTTGGCGCTGGAATTACTCCAGCAGGATGCTCATCTGGATCGCGTGTTTGTGCCGGTTGGCGGAGGTGGTTTGGCGGCAGGTGTTGCCGTACTGATCAAACAACTGATGCCGCAGATTCAGGTGATCGGCGTGGAAGCGGAAGATTCCGCCTGTCTGCGCGCGGCGCTGGATGCGGGGCAGCCGGTCGATCTGCCGCGTGTCGGGTTGTTTGCCGAAGGCGTCGCGGTAAAGCGCATCGGCGATGAAACGTTCCGCCTGTGTCGGGAATATCTGGATGACGTGATTACCGTTGACAGCGACGCTATCTGTGCTGCCGTAAAAGATCTCTTTGAAGATGTTCGGGCGATTGCCGAGCCTTCCGGCGCACTGTCGCTGGCGGGTATGAAAAAGTATATCCAGCAGCATCAGATTCAGGGAGAGCGCCTGGCGCACATCCTATCCGGCGCCAATGTCAACTTTCACGGGTTGCGCTATGTTTCTGAGCGCTGTGAACTGGGGGAACAGCGCGAAGCCTTGCTGGCGGTAACGATTCCCGAGCAACAGGGGAGTTTCCTGAAGTTTTGCCAATTACTCGGCGGGCGTTCTGTCACCGAGTTCAACTACCGCTATGCGGATGCCAAAGATGCCTGCATTTTTGTCGGTGTGCGTCTGACGCGTGGTTATGCAGAACGGCAAGAAATCATCAACGATCTTTCTGCTGGGGGCTATGACGTTGTTGACCTATCCGATGACGAAATGGCGAAACTGCATGTTCGCTATATGGTGGGAGGCCGCCCTTCCAAGGCGTTACAGGAGCGGCTTTACAGCTTTGAGTTCCCAGAGTCGCCGGGAGCGCTATTGAAATTCCTGCATACGCTGGGGACGCACTGGAACATCTCGTTGTTCCATTACCGCAGCCATGGCACAGATTTTGGTCGTGTATTGGCGGCATTTGAGCTTACTGAGCGAGATCTGGAATTCGAACAGCGGTTACAAGCGCTAGGCTACGAGTGCCATGACGAGACGGATAATTCGGCGTTTCGTTTCTTTTTGGCCGGTAACGTTGCCTGATTACAAACGCGTGCCAGCGGTCGCGTATCTTCGTTGGACGCGTTATCTTTACTATCATTAAAAGGTAGCGATAGCTGGCTGTATGGTACCCTGATTGGTAGCGTGCTATGTCTATCCCTGGCGGATGGTAACGTTAACACTTTACCCCGCTGGGATTATTTTATTTGCCAGTTTGGCCTTGGCTGTGCCCGAAATCTTCACGAGCTTCGTGTACGCTCCGATTTCTGCGCACTGTCTGTGACCAAACTGATTGCGACAATCACGCCTACTAGGATAGGTTCTAAGCCTTCATGCTGGGCGTTAACCACGGCCATTGCATAAGATTGCATAATAAAAAGGAAAGCGACATGGCGGACGATATTGCGTTGACGAATGAGATCGTGCTG contains:
- a CDS encoding branched-chain amino acid transaminase, with protein sequence MTKKSDYIWFNGEMVPWAEAKVHVMSHALHYGTSVFEGIRCYDSHQGPVVFRHREHMRRLHDSAKIYRMPLEQNVDELMEACRATLRKNNLTSAYIRPLVFVGDVGMGVNPPDGYKTDVIIAAFPWGAYLGDDALEAGIDVMVSSWNRAAANTIPTAAKAGGNYLSSLLVGNEARRHGYQEGIALDIHGYVSEGAGENLFEVKDGIIFTPPFTSSALPGITRDAIIKLAKDAGYEVREQVLSRESLYLADEVFMSGTAAEITPVRSVDGIQIGIGKCGPITKALQQAFFGLFTGATEDKWGWLDPVNN
- the ilvM gene encoding acetolactate synthase 2 small subunit codes for the protein MTHHQLSIQARFRPEVLERVLRVTRHRGFKVCAMNMVQTTNNDHINIELTVASHRSVDLLSAQLSKLLDIASVDIQPMTVSQQISA
- the ilvD gene encoding dihydroxy-acid dehydratase, with the translated sequence MPKYRSATTTHGRNMAGARALWRATGMTDNDFGKPIIAVVNSFTQFVPGHVHLRDMGKLVAEQIEASGGVAKEFNTIAVDDGIAMGHGGMLYSLPSRELIADSVEYMVNAHCADAMVCISNCDKITPGMLMASLRLNIPVIFVSGGPMEAGKTKLSNQLIKLDLVDAMIQGADPTVTDQQSEQVERSACPTCGSCSGMFTANSMNCLTEALGLSQPGNGSLLATHADRKQLFLNAGKRIVDLAKRYYEQDDESVLPRSIANKAAFENAMILDIAMGGSTNTVLHLLASAQEGEVDFTMTDIDRLSRRVPHLCKVAPSTQKYHMEDVHRAGGVMGILGELDRAGLLNRNVKNVLGKTLPETLDAYDIMRTQDAGVKSMYSAGPAGIRTTKAFSQDCRWDSLDTDRQNGCIRSREFAYSQDGGLAVLYGNLAENGCIVKTAGVDEGSLVFRGPAKVYESQDDAVDAILGGKVVAGDVVVIRYEGPKGGPGMQEMLYPTTYLKSMGLGKSCALITDGRFSGGTSGLSIGHASPEAASGGTIALVQDGDIIAIDIPNRSIALVLDDAELARRREAEEARGERAWTPHERERQVSFALRAYASLATSADKGAVRDKSKLGG
- the ilvL gene encoding ilv operon leader peptide encodes the protein MKALSLVISLVVISVVVIIIPPCGAALGRRMA
- the ilvA gene encoding threonine ammonia-lyase, biosynthetic, translating into MAVSQPLPAAPGGAEYLRAILRSPVYEITQVTPLEKMDKLSARLGNVILVKREDRHTVHSFKVRGAYAMMAGLSDEQKSHGVVTASAGNHAQGVALSSSKLGIKSLIVMPVATADIKVDAVRGFGGEVLLYGANFDEAKAKAIELSQQQKMTFLPPFDHPAVIAGQGTLALELLQQDAHLDRVFVPVGGGGLAAGVAVLIKQLMPQIQVIGVEAEDSACLRAALDAGQPVDLPRVGLFAEGVAVKRIGDETFRLCREYLDDVITVDSDAICAAVKDLFEDVRAIAEPSGALSLAGMKKYIQQHQIQGERLAHILSGANVNFHGLRYVSERCELGEQREALLAVTIPEQQGSFLKFCQLLGGRSVTEFNYRYADAKDACIFVGVRLTRGYAERQEIINDLSAGGYDVVDLSDDEMAKLHVRYMVGGRPSKALQERLYSFEFPESPGALLKFLHTLGTHWNISLFHYRSHGTDFGRVLAAFELTERDLEFEQRLQALGYECHDETDNSAFRFFLAGNVA
- the ilvG gene encoding acetolactate synthase 2 catalytic subunit, which produces MNGAQWVVQALRAQGVETVFGYPGGAIMPVYDALYDGGVKHLLCRHEQGAVMAAIGYARATGRVGVCIATSGPGATNLVTGLADALLDSVPVVAITGQVGSALIGTDAFQEIDVLGLSLACTKHSFLVESLESLPDVMAEAFAIANSGRPGPVLVDIPKDIQLAMGDFIPSFVPVANDMAFPEQAITQARALLAKAQKPVLYVGGGVGMANAVPALREFLKVTDIPSVSTLKGLGAVEATHPYYLGMIGMHGTKAANLIVQECDLLIAIGARFDDRVTGKLNAFAPHASVIHMDIDPAELGKLRHANVALQGDLKAILPALQQPLNVNVWRQQARAMKAEYPWRYDHPGQAIYAPALLKAISERMNADTVVTTDVGQHQMWAAQHMTFSRPENFITSSGLGTMGFGVPAAVGAQVARPNDMVICISGDGSFMMNVQELGTIKRKQLPLKIVLLDNQRLGMVRQWQQLFFDERYSETDLSDNPDFLTLASAFDIPGQRINRKDQIDAALNALFNSEGPYLLHVSIDEYENVWPLVPPGAGNETMLDRIQ
- a CDS encoding YifB family Mg chelatase-like AAA ATPase; this translates as MSLAVTYTRAMIGVQAPDVCIEVHISSGLPALTLVGLPETTVKEARDRVRSALINCGFTFPAKRITVNLAPADLPKEGGRYDLPIALAILAASEQIDGEKLSRYEFLGELGLSGTLRGVNGAIPAALEAIKSGRQLILPGDNKREMALIPQGEALMAEHLLEVCAFLSGEEELSRCTDTIPVAAPNEDEFDMKDIIGQGQAKRALEIAAAGGHNLLLLGPPGTGKTMLASRLGNLMPPLSNEEALESAAINSLINIDATMTRWRARPFRAPHHSSSMAALVGGGSLPKPGEISLAHNGVLFLDELPEFERRVLDSLREPLESGEIIISRTRAKVRYPARVQLVAAMNPSPSGHYQGIHNRLPAQQILRYLSKLSGPFLDRFDLSIEVPLLPPGVLSQQHHQGESSAAIRERVLLARQVQLKRSNKINALLTSREIEKYCVLTTPDAAYLEEVMNKLGLSVRAWHRILKVARTIADLGERDDIERKHLSEALSYRSMDRLLIQLHKSLE